A stretch of the Porifericola rhodea genome encodes the following:
- a CDS encoding Crp/Fnr family transcriptional regulator — protein MDTQGLWYFEDKNISSLFCMPKVRKMEHELSQREKDFDKGSFVYFVGDPSDNVYLVKQGRVKIGTYSDDGKEIVKTILTTGEVFGELALTDEKNRNDFAQAMDPDTVICPLTVDDMKQLMADDQELSFKIFKMMGFRMRKLERRIELLISKDARTRIVEFLKDLAEERGKKVGFETMIKNHLKHQDIASLTGTSRQTVTTILNDLKEKNIINFDRRKILIRDMDKLK, from the coding sequence ATACACAAGGGCTTTGGTACTTTGAAGACAAAAATATTTCTAGCCTCTTTTGCATGCCTAAGGTGCGAAAGATGGAGCATGAGCTTTCACAAAGAGAAAAAGATTTTGACAAAGGTTCATTTGTTTATTTTGTAGGGGACCCCTCAGATAACGTATACCTCGTAAAACAAGGACGTGTTAAAATTGGTACCTACTCAGATGATGGTAAAGAAATTGTAAAAACTATTCTCACTACAGGCGAGGTTTTTGGTGAATTGGCACTTACTGATGAGAAAAACAGAAATGATTTTGCTCAGGCTATGGATCCTGACACAGTAATTTGCCCTCTTACTGTGGATGATATGAAACAGCTGATGGCTGACGATCAGGAGCTAAGTTTCAAAATATTTAAGATGATGGGCTTTCGTATGCGAAAACTGGAAAGAAGAATTGAGCTACTAATATCTAAAGATGCACGTACCCGAATCGTAGAGTTTTTAAAAGACCTGGCAGAAGAAAGAGGTAAAAAAGTAGGCTTTGAAACTATGATCAAGAATCATCTTAAACATCAGGATATTGCTAGCTTAACAGGTACTTCGCGACAAACCGTTACGACTATCCTTAACGACTTAAAGGAAAAGAATATCATTAACTTTGACCGCAGAAAAATACTGATAAGAGATATGGATAAGCTCAAGTAA
- the mutY gene encoding A/G-specific adenine glycosylase: MEPNYFSEKIISWYHQHQRQLPWRETKDPYLIWLSEVILQQTRVKQGLPYYYSFVEAFPTVYDLANAREQEVLRLWQGLGYYSRARNLHFCAKTIVHELGGKFPKSYQELIQLKGVGAYTAAAVASFAYNETVPVVDGNVYRVLSRVYGVKEDILSGKGQKIFRELADTLVPKGKAAVYNQAIMEFGALQCTPKSPACLLCPINSICYAYQHNEQSKLPVKIKKVKMKKRFFSYIIFRSQQGFFMRERKANDIWKGLYDFYLVESSADIGDIQNLNDPLVQQVLKSATPTVDMSALYKHQLTHQQLWIRFFTLDIGEHKLANSLFTNKDLSPYSQEEVLSLPKPILVDNYLSEVIF, translated from the coding sequence TTGGAACCTAACTATTTTTCTGAAAAAATTATTAGCTGGTATCATCAGCATCAGCGACAGCTGCCCTGGAGAGAAACTAAAGACCCCTATTTAATATGGCTCTCAGAAGTAATTCTACAGCAAACTCGTGTCAAACAGGGCTTACCTTACTACTATAGTTTTGTAGAAGCCTTCCCTACGGTATATGACCTGGCAAATGCACGTGAGCAGGAAGTTTTGCGTCTGTGGCAGGGATTAGGCTATTACTCACGTGCCCGCAATCTGCATTTTTGTGCCAAGACCATCGTTCATGAGCTTGGGGGTAAGTTTCCGAAATCTTATCAGGAATTGATACAACTAAAAGGAGTAGGAGCTTATACTGCTGCAGCTGTAGCTTCATTTGCATATAATGAAACCGTACCGGTAGTAGATGGTAATGTTTATCGTGTATTGTCTCGGGTGTATGGTGTAAAAGAAGATATACTTTCTGGAAAAGGGCAGAAAATATTTCGCGAATTGGCAGATACTTTAGTGCCTAAGGGTAAGGCAGCGGTGTACAATCAGGCAATTATGGAGTTTGGAGCATTGCAGTGCACACCCAAAAGCCCTGCCTGCCTGTTGTGCCCAATAAATAGTATTTGTTATGCTTATCAGCACAACGAACAATCAAAGCTCCCTGTCAAGATTAAGAAAGTAAAGATGAAAAAACGCTTTTTTTCTTACATCATATTTCGTTCTCAGCAAGGCTTCTTCATGCGAGAAAGAAAGGCTAACGATATCTGGAAGGGACTGTACGATTTTTATCTGGTAGAAAGCTCTGCCGATATAGGAGACATACAAAACCTGAATGATCCTCTAGTGCAACAAGTACTAAAGTCTGCCACCCCTACGGTAGATATGTCTGCCTTGTACAAACATCAACTGACACATCAGCAGTTGTGGATACGTTTTTTTACCCTGGACATAGGTGAACATAAGTTGGCAAATTCTTTGTTTACCAACAAAGACTTATCACCTTATAGTCAGGAAGAAGTGTTAAGTTTGCCCAAACCTATTTTAGTTGATAACTATTTGAGTGAAGTGATATTTTAG
- a CDS encoding tetratricopeptide repeat protein, with protein sequence MLKKQLILSAVAVAAVLLLFMLPKVVVDNENEDMQQTAEGENAAVSDGEHTSDLPEDVQAELTKLREAYRNSKNSENFTNFANSLIEGFISANQYDSAAFYAEEVAELEGTTANQRRAADLYYEAFTFAMSAEKTARMGEKARSYYQKVREQDPSDLDAKAKMAMTYVSSSNPMQGIQMLREVLEEDSNNSLAIYNLGLLSMQSQQYDKAVDRFEKLVTLEPEHLQAQFLLGVSYFEAGDKAKAKEQFLKVKKMDNDPSVQASIDEYLNQL encoded by the coding sequence ATGCTGAAAAAACAGCTAATATTAAGTGCCGTAGCAGTAGCTGCGGTACTTCTGTTATTTATGCTACCTAAAGTCGTCGTAGATAACGAAAACGAAGACATGCAGCAAACCGCAGAAGGTGAAAACGCCGCTGTGTCAGATGGAGAACACACCTCAGACCTCCCGGAAGATGTACAGGCGGAACTAACTAAGCTTAGAGAAGCTTATAGGAATAGCAAAAATTCAGAAAATTTTACTAATTTTGCGAATTCCTTGATAGAAGGCTTTATATCTGCTAATCAGTACGATAGCGCAGCCTTTTATGCGGAAGAAGTTGCAGAACTAGAAGGCACGACTGCAAACCAGAGAAGAGCTGCAGATTTATATTATGAAGCTTTTACATTTGCGATGAGTGCCGAAAAAACTGCCAGAATGGGAGAGAAGGCTCGCAGTTATTACCAAAAAGTAAGAGAGCAGGATCCTTCTGATCTGGATGCTAAAGCTAAAATGGCCATGACTTATGTTTCTTCTTCTAACCCGATGCAGGGCATTCAGATGCTCAGAGAGGTACTAGAAGAGGATTCTAACAACAGCTTAGCTATTTATAACCTTGGCCTTTTATCTATGCAGTCTCAACAATACGATAAGGCTGTAGATAGATTTGAGAAACTAGTTACGCTAGAACCAGAGCACCTACAGGCTCAATTCTTACTGGGAGTAAGCTATTTTGAAGCTGGTGACAAGGCAAAAGCGAAAGAACAGTTTCTGAAAGTAAAGAAAATGGATAACGACCCATCTGTACAGGCTAGTATAGATGAGTATTTAAATCAACTATAA
- a CDS encoding MgtC/SapB family protein has protein sequence MDLFHNTTQQLWVLLDVFIACLLAGAVGYEREVHHKPAGFRTHMIVGGSSALLVALAGVSIREYKPEFQEMLDVDPIRIIQAIIIGISFIGAGTILKSRNENDVSFLTTSATILFSSGLGICVALHQYVLAVGVTLLVILINNVFRILKP, from the coding sequence ATGGACCTTTTCCATAACACTACTCAGCAGCTCTGGGTATTGTTGGATGTTTTTATCGCTTGCCTTTTGGCAGGAGCAGTAGGTTACGAAAGAGAAGTACATCATAAACCCGCAGGCTTTCGCACACATATGATCGTAGGAGGCTCCTCGGCCTTATTGGTGGCATTGGCTGGAGTTTCAATAAGAGAATATAAGCCCGAATTTCAGGAAATGCTTGATGTAGACCCTATCAGAATTATTCAGGCAATAATAATAGGGATTAGCTTCATTGGGGCAGGTACTATTCTAAAAAGTAGAAATGAAAATGATGTGTCATTCCTTACAACTTCCGCTACAATCTTATTCTCCTCGGGCCTTGGTATTTGTGTAGCGCTGCACCAGTATGTATTAGCTGTGGGGGTTACTCTTTTAGTAATCCTGATTAACAATGTATTTAGAATACTAAAACCCTAG
- a CDS encoding Rne/Rng family ribonuclease, which translates to MSNELIINSTQEGCRIALLKERSLVEFHHEVDANKFTVGDIYLGSVRKVVPGLNAAFIDVGYEKDAFLHYLDLGPQIKTLNKFTKNTFNNKYNTHLLGKIKNEPDINKLGKINQVLNKNQSVLVQIVKEPISTKGPRLSCELSIAGRYLILVPFSNVVNISKKITNKNERKRLMRLISSIKPEGFGIIIRTVAEGKEVAELDKDLRNLINVWAEGVKKLKSAKPRDKIIGEMSRASSLLRDMLNESFDSIVTDDPDIYEEVKAYIKTIAPAKEKIVKHYSGKTKLFENFGIEKQLKSLFGQSVSIPGGGYLIIEHTEALHVIDVNSGNKSNSEKDQETTALNVNLQAATEIARQLRLRDMGGIIVIDFIDMRKPENKKAVYDKMKEEMKLDRAKNTVLPLTKFGLMQITRQRVRPELNIITKEICPTCGGTGKVAPTLLVSDKIEKNLEYVLLKQNEPNLTIALHPFLHAFFTKGIISRRVKWFFKYKRWVKLEVDSSLGLVDYRFHNKAGEQIELS; encoded by the coding sequence TTGAGTAATGAATTAATTATCAATTCAACTCAAGAAGGATGTCGTATAGCCCTTTTGAAAGAGAGAAGCCTGGTGGAATTTCACCACGAGGTTGATGCTAATAAATTTACTGTTGGTGACATATACCTTGGGTCCGTAAGAAAGGTGGTGCCCGGACTGAATGCAGCTTTTATCGACGTAGGTTACGAGAAGGACGCATTCCTGCACTATCTTGATCTGGGGCCTCAGATTAAGACATTAAACAAGTTCACCAAGAACACTTTTAATAATAAATATAATACGCATCTGTTAGGCAAAATTAAAAACGAGCCTGACATTAATAAGCTTGGTAAAATCAACCAGGTTCTTAACAAAAACCAGTCGGTACTGGTACAAATTGTTAAAGAACCTATCTCTACAAAAGGACCTCGATTATCCTGCGAGTTGTCTATCGCTGGTAGATATCTAATACTGGTACCTTTCTCTAATGTGGTCAATATCTCCAAAAAGATCACTAATAAAAATGAAAGAAAGAGGCTAATGCGTTTGATATCATCTATCAAACCTGAAGGCTTTGGTATCATTATCAGAACAGTGGCCGAAGGCAAAGAAGTAGCAGAACTGGACAAAGATCTGCGAAACCTGATAAACGTGTGGGCAGAAGGCGTTAAAAAGCTTAAATCTGCTAAACCACGCGACAAAATTATTGGAGAAATGAGCCGGGCCTCATCGCTACTACGCGATATGTTGAACGAATCGTTTGACAGTATAGTCACTGATGATCCTGATATTTATGAGGAGGTAAAAGCTTACATTAAGACTATTGCCCCCGCTAAAGAAAAGATTGTTAAGCACTATTCTGGCAAAACAAAGCTCTTTGAAAATTTTGGTATAGAAAAGCAGCTAAAATCGCTGTTTGGTCAGTCTGTGAGTATTCCGGGAGGAGGCTATCTTATTATTGAGCATACAGAAGCCCTCCATGTAATTGATGTAAATAGCGGGAACAAATCCAATTCTGAAAAGGATCAGGAGACAACTGCTTTAAACGTAAACTTACAGGCCGCAACCGAAATTGCCCGTCAGCTACGCCTAAGAGATATGGGCGGCATCATTGTTATTGATTTCATTGATATGCGTAAGCCTGAAAACAAAAAGGCGGTATACGATAAGATGAAAGAAGAGATGAAGCTGGACAGGGCAAAAAACACGGTGCTTCCTCTTACAAAATTCGGTCTGATGCAAATCACCCGCCAAAGGGTTAGACCGGAATTGAACATTATTACCAAAGAGATTTGCCCTACTTGTGGCGGCACAGGAAAAGTAGCACCTACCTTATTGGTATCTGATAAGATAGAAAAAAATCTAGAGTACGTGCTACTCAAGCAAAATGAGCCAAACTTAACAATTGCGCTTCATCCTTTTTTACATGCTTTCTTTACCAAAGGGATCATCTCTCGTAGGGTAAAGTGGTTTTTTAAGTATAAGCGCTGGGTAAAACTGGAGGTAGACTCATCTTTAGGCTTGGTAGATTACCGCTTTCACAACAAAGCAGGGGAGCAAATAGAACTCTCCTAG
- a CDS encoding single-stranded DNA-binding protein, whose amino-acid sequence MAGVNKVILLGNLGADPEVRHLESGSMVANISIATSESYMKNGQRMEQTEWHRVELWDKLAELCEKYLAKGNTVYIEGKIRTNTYQDKDGNTRYDKRIRATNMTFVGGRNEDSGSADNNYSQGGDSQPPSYQSQRAQDPSPQQGMSQQDTDDLPF is encoded by the coding sequence ATGGCAGGAGTAAATAAAGTGATCCTATTAGGAAATTTGGGTGCCGACCCTGAAGTAAGACACCTGGAAAGCGGCTCAATGGTAGCTAACATCAGTATTGCAACCTCTGAAAGCTACATGAAAAACGGGCAGCGTATGGAGCAGACCGAGTGGCACAGAGTAGAGCTATGGGATAAACTGGCTGAGCTTTGTGAGAAATACCTTGCCAAAGGCAATACAGTATATATTGAAGGAAAAATCAGAACCAACACCTACCAGGATAAAGATGGCAATACTCGTTACGATAAGCGCATACGAGCAACCAATATGACTTTTGTGGGTGGGAGAAATGAAGATTCAGGCTCTGCAGACAATAACTACTCACAAGGGGGAGACTCTCAGCCACCTTCATATCAATCGCAAAGAGCTCAGGATCCCTCTCCTCAACAGGGCATGTCGCAGCAAGATACTGATGACTTACCCTTTTAG